Proteins from a single region of Theileria parva strain Muguga chromosome 1, complete sequence, whole genome shotgun sequence:
- a CDS encoding PA14 domain protein has product MYFVKIWAFAIFSKSVWCFFTSPDFTPKNEVPLPKDFTIQSVDDYDQSELKKLTEYRQRHRKTLDGALCAAAFVRNGNTFTDCTTTEAPDGSVGREWCYLEVQLIGTGARDWDFCAGVIDYDALRYKASSLMELRRMELEQAYRSLVREERRVDSTLSKYEEVCGSGEQDYESDILRLETSLKGVDRAIAQLKANSSSLLSLTNSLDSLEDERDLLTKSALHNRKNCSVVRGYLDQSKPDGLRASYYNNPYFRGVPSGFIDHEDVNLMWEDFVPVFGVPHDSFSVRIEGFLRIPSTDVYTFYVRSDCNVRLFLDEEVIASQGFDPESDRGGPVVTQPINGRPTMNVFVKSNSFHLIGGKRYPITVEYSHQKVLKYYNSNIARLALSWSSTSFPEQIITSEHFFKGSGQNSDISISGLEGQYYTLSMLENGAQAFKGVSNFVIADVPGKFIGARMITMHTKPTEQLVSFEVSNHSLVYVAIPTLSNTHPKDEDGVSFEKTFDVLSVYGVGDNCGAAFTQIEFTIYWKKFQAGNVKLLLPDDTSSIIFILPAITSGLCKGDVSIISYTPSDKCVASSSSNELSGCVAGFGNGMPSEVGWITAKDKLAGEFLRREFPKMVELRYFHFLPRGALRASEVSFRFSDGSEEDFAITDELRYEFRTPVMVQWARIEIKAVEQLEGTENTTGGVFTLFGVICEGIRPVKEKQIDTVDIAFCSGNCDPSNALIIDSGHTKSSHGNLYYGWNTKANPIQCTDNIDTATANNKGFKLKDNKWSLEVPYHGVFRIKVKLGALCKDLKEVSLTINGYEVLGSENLEKNSTVTYVGIINMEKVGRIELGSETEGLGLLSFNLSSTLNEI; this is encoded by the exons ATGTATTTTGTGAAAATCTGGGCATTTGCAATTTTTAGCAAATCTGTTTGGTGTTTCTTTACTTCTCCTGATTTTACGCCTAAAAATGAAGTTCCACTTCCTAAAGATTTTACTATACAATCTGTTGACGATTATGATCAATCTGAACTAAAG aAACTAACCGAGTATAGACAAAGACATCGCAAGACTCTTGATGGTGCTTTATGCGCAGCAGCATTTGTCAGAAATGGAAACACATTTACTGATTGTACTACTACTGAAGCTCCAGATGGCTCTGTTG GAAGAGAATGGTGTTATTTGGAGGTTCAGCTTATAGGCACTGGAGCTAGAGATTGGGACTTTTGCGCTGGAGTTATTGATTATGATGCTTTAAGATATAAAGCTAG TTCCTTAATGGAATTGAGAAGAATGGAATTGGAACAAGCGTATAGGTCACTGGTGAGGGAAGAAAG gagAGTTGACAGTACGTTGTCGAAGTATGAAGAAGTTTGCGGATCAGGTGAGCAGGATTATGAGTCTGACATTTTGAGACTGGAGACCTCTTTAAAAGGCGTAGATAGAGCCATTGCACAACTAAAAGCTAACAGCTCCTCATTGCTTTCACTCACTAACAGTCTCGATTCACTTGAAGACGAACGAGATTTACTCACTAAATCTGCTTTACATAATCGCAAAAATTGCTCTGTGGTTCGGGGTTATCTTGATcaa AGTAAACCCGATGGACTGAGAGCAAGTTACTATAATAACCCTTATTTCCGAGGAGTCCCCTCAGGCTTTATTGATCACGAAGATGTGAACTTGATGTGGGAGGACTTTGTTCCTGTGTTTGGGGTACCTCACGATTCGTTTTCTGTGAGGATTGAGGGGTTTCTAAGAATTCCTTCAACTGATGTTTATACGTTCTACGTGAGGAGTGACTGTAATGTAAGACTCTTTTTGGATGAAGAGGTGATAGCGTCTCAAGGGTTTGACCCTGAGTCTGACCGTGGTGGCCCAGTTGTAACTCAACCAATCAACGGTAGGCCAACAATGAACGTTTTTGTCAAGTCGAATTCATTCCACTTAATTGGTGGGAAACGATATCCTATCACAGTCGAATATTCCCACCAAAAAGTACTTAAATACTACAACTCCAATATCGCTAGACTTGCTCTGAGCTGGTCTTCAACAAGTTTCCCAGAACAAATTATCACTTCAGAACACTTTTTTAAGGGCTCAGGACAAAATTCAGATATTTCAATCAGTGGACTCGAGGGCCAATATTATACCTT GAGTATGTTGGAAAATGGAGCACAGGCGTTCAAAGGAGTGTCTAACTTTGTAATTGCAGATGTTCCGGGGAAGTTCATAGGTGCAAGAATGATAACCATGCACACCAAACCTACTGAACAACTTGTTTCATTTGAAGTTTCTAACCACTCACTCGTCTACGTCGCAATTCCAACTCTTTCAAACACTCACCCA AAAGATGAGGATGGAGTGAGTTTTGAGAAGACTTTTGATGTTTTATCTGTTTATGGTGTTGGTGATAACTGC gGGGCCGCGTTCACACAGATAGAGTTCACCATTTACTGGAAGAAGTTTCAGGCAGGAAACGTTAAACTTTTGCTCCCAGACGACACTTCGTCcataatttttatcctACCAGCAATCACCAGTGGCCTTTGCAAAGGAGATGTCTCAATTATCTCTTATACTCCCTCAGATAAATGCGTAGCCTCTTCTTCATCTAATG AACTTTCGGGATGTGTTGCTGGATTTGGAAACGGCATGCCTTCAGAAGTCGGTTGGATAACAGCAAAGGACAAATTAGCGGGTGAATTTTTGAGGCGAGAGTTCCCAAAGATGGTTGAGTTGAGGTACTTTCACTTCTTGCCTCGAGGAGCTCTAAGGGCTTCTGAGGTCAGTTTTCGATTTTCGGACGGTAGTGAAGAGGACTTTGCCATTACTGACGAGTTGCGGTACGAGTTCAGGACTCCTGTGATGGTGCAGTGGGCGAGAATTGAGATAAAGGCTGTAGAGCAGCTTGAAGGTACTGAAAACACAACTGGCGGTGTTTTTACGCTTTTTGGGGTAATTTGTGAGGGCATACGTCCTGTAAAGGAGAAACAAATAGACACAGTTGACATTGCATTTTGCAGTGGAAATTGTGACCCTTCGAATGCCTTAATCATCGATTCAGGCCACACTAAGTCATCGCACGGGAATTTGTACTATGGATGGAATACCAAAGCAAATCCAATCCAGTGTACAGATAACATTGATACTGCTACTGCCAATAATAAAGGGTTTAAGTTGAAAGACAATAAATGGTCACTGGAAGTTCCATATCATGGAGTTTTTAGAATAAAGGTGAAATTAGGAGCATTGTGTAAAGATTTGAAGGAAGTTTCACTAACGATAAACGGATACGAAGTTCTAGGA TCGGAGAATCTAGAAAAAAATTCAACAGTTACA tatgttggaataattaatatgGAAAAAGTTGGAAGGATAGAGTTGGGCAGTGAAACTGAGGGTTTGGGATTATtaagttttaatttatcatcaactttaaatgaaatataa
- a CDS encoding cwf18 pre-mRNA splicing factor family protein, producing MADLEESEVVGEINHPGIELDADFKGIVFRNYIPRDENLRKLCKSSLEDYSAIENTIDQQIDQTILNYQSEDILSLVRPRRQNWDLKRELNRKRQVLSSRTDAAILRLLRERRDEEPLQVNNIENQTLIHQFPDIDTDDSEDMDIE from the exons ATGGCAGATTTAGAAGAATCTGAGGTGGTAGGGGAAATAAATCACCCAGGAATTGAGCTTGACGCTGATTTTAAGGGGATTGTTTTTAGGAACTACATTCCGAGGGACGAAAACCTCAGAAAACTTTGCAAAAGCTCACTCGAAGATTATTCAGCAATTGAAAATACTATCGATCAACAAATCGATCAAACCATTCTCAATTATCAATCTGAA GATATATTGTCATTAGTAAGGCCCAGGCGTCAGAATTGGGATTTAAAGCGTGAATTGAATCGCAAGAGGCAAGTTTTATCTAGTAGAACTGACGCTGCGATTTTAAGGCTTCTTCGCGAGCGCAGAGACGAAGAACCCTTACAAGTCAATAATATCGAAAATCAAACCCTAATTCACCAGTTTCCCGATATCGACACCGACGATTCTGAAGATATGGATATCGAATAA